The Raphanus sativus cultivar WK10039 chromosome 2, ASM80110v3, whole genome shotgun sequence genome includes a region encoding these proteins:
- the LOC130508520 gene encoding uncharacterized protein LOC130508520, whose product MAAMNLISDLKPFKSMWKVKVKIIRLWNQYSAAGGETIEMVFVDARGDKIHGTVKKEEVGQFRDLLKQGQTKVLINFTVTNTGGSYRSTKHLYKVVFLPTTRVRICEALPNNLTGMDPVNYRDVLDGTLNDDFLVDVIGQIVEVSHMEAVSVNGKDTHKITLELRNHKDERLPLVLWGKFAEEISNAVQMEGQNKIICVVRFGKIKVWKEERSISNAYNVSDVALNPHMDEVEAFMRLLPKDDLSLTIVEPKPLALVSGVSERDDFFIRTPRKTIAEVLESKQVWTVPNDTIDDEDEDYIETVKYYCPKCKTYSPKLLPRYKLHVVVLDNTANCKLLMFDNLAQQLLHRPCIELTGPINNEDPDEVPPSLTDLVGKTFLFKIGIEKENFTYKQDTFKVLKIVTNLAMINEFDSTDSAMGSENTFGGSFSALSDAPEGSLMCNGGSSCKSESSDFTPAKRIGTPIITLDDAVDQNSVTRVACSKKVKKEKNEFSG is encoded by the exons ATGGCTGCGATGAACCTTATATCCGATTTGAAACCATTCAAGTCTATGTGGAAAGTTAAGGTGAAGATCATCCGTTTATGGAACCAGTATTCTGCCGCTGGTGGTGAAACCATTGAGATGGTCTTCGTGGATGCCAGA GGAGACAAGATACATGGAActgtaaagaaagaagaagttgGTCAATTCAGAGATTTGCTGAAGCAGGGTCAAACCAAAGTTCTCATCAATTTCACGGTGACTAATACCGGCGGTTCTTATCGCTCAACGAAGCATCTATACAAGGTTGTTTTCCTACCGACGACCCGTGTCCGTATATGTGAGGCGTTGCCCAATAATCTGACTGGAATGGATCCGGTCAACTATCGTGATGTGCTGGATGGAACTCTTAATGATGATTTCTTGGTTG ATGTGATCGGGCAAATTGTGGAGGTGTCTCATATGGAGGCCGTATCAGTGAACGGCAAGGACACTCATAAGATTACCTTGGAACTACGCAATCACAA GGATGAACGTCTACCTTTGGTTTTATGGGGCAAGTTTGCGGAGGAGATAAGTAATGCTGTCCAGATGGAAGGTCAGAACAAAATTATATGTGTTGTTCGGTTTGGAAAAATCAAAGTGTGGAAAG AAGAGCGTAGCATCTCCAATGCATACAATGTTTCTGACGTCGCGCTAAATCCTCATATGGATGAGGTCGAAGCCTTTATGCGTCT GTTGCCAAAAGATGATTTGTCACTTACTATTGTTGAGCCTAAACCTCTCGCTTTGGTTTCCGGTGTGTCTGAAAGGGATGACTTCTTTATTCGTACCCCTCGGAAAACTATTGCTGAGGTGTTGGAGTCCAAACAG GTCTGGACAGTGCCTAATGATACTATCGATGATGAAGATGAGGACTATATTGAGACAGTCAAGTATTACTGCCCCAAATGCAAAACTTACAGTCCCAAACTCTTGCCAAG ATACAAGTTGCATGTTGTTGTCCTTGACAATACTGCTAATTGCAAGTTGCTCATGTTTGATAATCTTGCACAACAACTTTTGCACCGGCCATGCATTGAACTCACTGGTCCGATAAACAATGAG GATCCTGACGAGGTGCCTCCCAGTCTTACTGATCTGGTGGGAAAAACTTTTCTGTTCAAGATTGGTATCGAGAAAGAGAATTTTACTTACAAACAAGACACCTTCAAGGTCCTCAAGATTGTTACCAACCTTGCAATGATTAATGAATTTGACTCCACCGACTCGGCTATG GGAAGTGAGAACACATTTGGTGGGTCGTTTTCTGCTCTTTCCGATGCACCTGAG GGGTCTCTGATGTGTAATGGTGGTTCGTCTTGCAAATCCGAGTCTTCCGATTTTACTCCCGCCAAGCGCATTGGAACACCCATCATTACTTTGGACGACGCAGTTGATCAGAACTCTGTTACAAGAGTAGCGTGCAGTAAAAAggtgaagaaggagaagaacgAATTCAGTGGCTAG